In the genome of Cupriavidus malaysiensis, one region contains:
- a CDS encoding glycogen/starch/alpha-glucan phosphorylase, with protein MTEAIRNGHADETRTAMSCAIIRRAFLDHVFHTQGKLPGHAGPNDLYQALAHTVRDRLVQRWISTSEAYLGQPSRTVAYLSAEFLVGPHLGNNLVNLGIYDEVQAAMHSLGLDLDDILRQEDEPGLGNGGLGRLAACFMDSLATLEIPALGYGIRYEYGIFHQAIVDGVQVEQTDSWLRRGNPWEIQRAEWTVEVRLGGHTEHYTDEHGCYRVRWVPAKTVAGVPFDSPILGYRVNTVNTLRLWRAEATEAFDFPTFNRGDYLGAVSKKVTSENLTKVLYPNDETQQGKELRLEQQYFFVACSLRDMLRLLAADGMPVRRFHEKFAIQLNDTHPAIGIAELMRLLVDEHDVPWDEAWAITCQSFAYTNHTLLPEALEQWPLPLFSRVLPRHLEILLEINARFLDEVRIRFYGDSARLTRLSLIDEHGERHVRMTNLACVGSHAINGVAALHSRLMREDVLKDFFDMWPEKFTSITNGVTPRRWLALSNPRLSKLVCEAIGKDWISDAERLHALEPLADDAGFRHLWQAVRRENKLDLAQLVRQSTGMVVDPASMFDVMVKRIHEYKRQHLAVLHIIALYHRIKCDPDADIVPRTFLFGGKAAPGYQYAKLMIRFITSVADVVNRDPQVRDRLKVVFLPNFNVTCGQRIYPAADLSEQISLAGKEASGTGNMKFAMNGALTIGTLDGANIELRDAIGADNFFDFGLSVPQVQALREDGYDASACYRGNAELRAVMDLIRQGFFSHGDATRFDLLFDEQLRHDPYFLLADFASYVDCQRQASAAFSDPARWQRMSVLSCARSGWFSSDRAIREYCDRIWKVKAVPVRLLHRASGAPRHAEAAAHAGGKP; from the coding sequence ATGACGGAAGCCATCCGCAACGGACATGCGGACGAAACCCGCACGGCGATGTCCTGCGCCATCATCCGGCGCGCCTTCCTGGACCATGTCTTCCATACGCAAGGCAAGCTGCCCGGGCACGCCGGACCGAACGATCTCTATCAAGCGCTTGCGCATACCGTGCGCGACCGCCTGGTCCAGCGCTGGATCAGCACGTCGGAAGCCTATCTCGGCCAGCCCTCGCGCACCGTCGCCTATCTATCGGCGGAGTTCCTGGTGGGGCCTCACCTGGGCAACAACCTGGTCAACCTGGGCATCTACGACGAGGTGCAGGCGGCCATGCATTCGCTCGGCCTGGATCTCGACGACATCCTCCGGCAGGAGGACGAGCCGGGCCTGGGAAATGGCGGCCTGGGGCGGCTGGCGGCATGCTTCATGGACTCTCTCGCCACGCTGGAGATCCCCGCGCTGGGCTACGGCATCCGCTACGAGTACGGCATCTTCCACCAGGCCATCGTCGATGGCGTGCAGGTCGAGCAGACCGACAGCTGGCTGCGCCGCGGCAACCCGTGGGAGATCCAGCGCGCGGAATGGACGGTGGAGGTCCGCCTGGGCGGCCATACCGAGCACTATACCGATGAACATGGCTGCTACCGTGTGCGCTGGGTCCCGGCCAAGACGGTGGCCGGCGTGCCGTTCGACTCGCCGATCCTCGGCTACCGCGTCAACACGGTGAACACGCTGCGCCTGTGGCGCGCCGAGGCCACCGAGGCATTCGACTTCCCCACCTTCAACCGCGGCGATTACCTGGGCGCGGTGAGCAAGAAGGTGACCTCGGAGAACCTGACCAAGGTGCTTTACCCCAATGACGAAACGCAGCAAGGCAAGGAACTGCGCCTGGAGCAGCAGTACTTCTTCGTGGCGTGCTCGCTGCGGGACATGCTGCGCCTGCTGGCGGCCGACGGCATGCCGGTGCGGAGGTTCCACGAGAAATTCGCCATCCAGCTCAACGACACCCATCCGGCCATCGGCATCGCCGAGCTGATGCGCCTGCTGGTGGACGAGCACGACGTGCCATGGGACGAGGCCTGGGCGATCACCTGCCAGTCCTTTGCCTACACCAATCACACGCTGCTTCCCGAGGCATTGGAACAGTGGCCGCTGCCGCTCTTCTCCCGCGTGCTGCCGCGGCACCTGGAGATCCTGCTCGAGATCAACGCCCGCTTCCTCGACGAGGTGCGCATCCGCTTCTACGGCGACAGCGCCCGCCTGACGCGGCTGTCGCTGATCGACGAGCACGGCGAGCGCCACGTGCGCATGACCAACCTGGCCTGCGTGGGCAGCCATGCCATCAATGGCGTGGCGGCGCTGCATTCGCGCCTGATGCGCGAAGACGTGCTGAAGGACTTCTTCGACATGTGGCCGGAGAAATTCACCAGCATCACCAACGGCGTGACGCCGCGGCGCTGGCTGGCGCTATCCAACCCGCGCCTGTCGAAACTGGTGTGCGAGGCGATCGGCAAGGACTGGATCTCGGACGCGGAGCGCCTGCATGCGCTGGAGCCGCTTGCCGACGACGCCGGCTTCCGCCATCTGTGGCAGGCGGTGCGGCGGGAGAACAAGCTCGACCTTGCGCAACTGGTGCGCCAGAGCACGGGCATGGTGGTGGATCCGGCATCGATGTTCGATGTGATGGTCAAGCGCATCCACGAATACAAGCGCCAGCACCTGGCCGTGCTGCATATCATCGCGCTCTATCACCGCATCAAGTGCGATCCGGACGCCGACATCGTGCCGCGCACCTTCCTCTTCGGCGGCAAGGCGGCGCCTGGCTACCAATACGCCAAGCTGATGATCCGCTTCATCACCAGCGTGGCCGATGTCGTCAATCGCGACCCCCAGGTGCGCGACCGGCTCAAGGTCGTGTTCCTGCCGAATTTCAACGTCACCTGCGGACAACGCATCTATCCGGCCGCCGACCTGTCGGAGCAGATCTCGCTGGCGGGCAAGGAGGCCTCCGGCACCGGCAACATGAAGTTCGCCATGAACGGCGCGCTTACCATCGGCACCTTGGACGGTGCCAATATCGAGTTGCGCGATGCCATCGGCGCCGACAACTTCTTCGACTTCGGGCTCAGCGTCCCGCAGGTACAGGCTTTGCGCGAAGATGGCTACGACGCCAGTGCGTGCTACCGTGGCAACGCGGAGCTGCGGGCCGTCATGGACCTGATCCGCCAGGGATTCTTCTCACACGGCGACGCGACACGATTCGACCTCCTGTTCGACGAACAGCTGCGGCACGATCCCTATTTCCTGCTGGCGGACTTCGCTTCCTACGTGGATTGCCAGCGGCAGGCCAGCGCCGCCTTCAGCGATCCGGCGCGCTGGCAGCGCATGTCGGTGCTGTCATGCGCGCGCTCGGGGTGGTTCTCCTCCGACCGCGCCATCCGGGAATACTGCGATCGGATCTGGAAGGTGAAAGCCGTGCCGGTGCGCTTGCTGCATCGCGCCAGCGGGGCACCGCGGCATGCGGAAGCCGCGGCACACGCGGGAGGGAAGCCATGA